One genomic window of bacterium includes the following:
- a CDS encoding zf-HC2 domain-containing protein yields MRCQRAQQRLMAYHDGDLSRGAARRVEKHLESCTECGPLLERLRLADHHAGSAVDPKGMAGVPGMVPPDDRYWESFTARVLDRVEEDAATRAPESHKPRRNWNFIIPRMAPAFSIALVVLVAVGVLIKIDDPIPVPKAPVTYMESAPEKPENVTTLGEKELSLEKRDSFADSSGEEPSGTLVEETRENDGAFRSTAASVSEPEPKPEKIAALEILEEKAPVLKKGEALATPDVGVETPGAVTEAAPAPVVQEVLSQKTKDQEAVPSVPATMEGDVASIGEVEKADLQVPMESKLDQTGVSIVETEMSQAAGEPLTAPMVRESDLNNSAGRDGQLEEMAAVSQAEPPLPSETAGIIANEDVGAPSGSLTAAALKEAPSLASDVPVQTLETLGEQKEAVALSIPGAPAEESPTEDSKVAASGVKPQDSSVSSGETRNTFVSRQHYRGPEDQLIHARSLAEVRKFWESEQVLKDLLSQRPPSPLQVEASILLVKVLSSLNRTGEAQQILDDARAQFPASEMIQTFDLKQEGEGQ; encoded by the coding sequence ATGAGGTGCCAAAGAGCACAACAGCGGCTTATGGCCTACCATGATGGAGATCTCTCCCGTGGTGCGGCACGGAGAGTGGAGAAGCATCTCGAGTCATGCACCGAGTGCGGTCCGCTTCTGGAACGACTCCGACTGGCCGACCACCATGCCGGCAGCGCGGTGGACCCCAAAGGTATGGCAGGAGTGCCGGGCATGGTGCCGCCGGATGATAGATACTGGGAGAGTTTTACCGCTCGCGTCCTGGACCGGGTGGAAGAAGATGCTGCCACCCGTGCACCTGAAAGTCATAAACCCCGCCGTAACTGGAACTTCATCATACCCCGAATGGCGCCGGCTTTCTCTATCGCCCTTGTGGTTTTAGTTGCCGTTGGTGTACTCATCAAGATAGACGACCCGATACCGGTACCGAAAGCACCTGTTACCTATATGGAGTCGGCTCCGGAAAAACCTGAAAACGTTACTACCCTTGGGGAAAAGGAACTCTCACTTGAAAAGAGGGACTCCTTTGCGGATTCCTCCGGTGAAGAGCCTTCAGGTACTTTGGTTGAAGAGACCCGTGAAAATGACGGTGCTTTCAGGTCGACAGCTGCGTCCGTATCCGAACCCGAGCCCAAACCCGAAAAGATCGCAGCATTGGAAATATTGGAGGAAAAGGCGCCTGTCTTGAAAAAGGGGGAGGCGTTAGCTACTCCCGATGTCGGGGTGGAGACTCCGGGGGCCGTTACCGAGGCTGCCCCGGCCCCGGTGGTGCAGGAGGTATTGTCACAAAAGACAAAGGACCAGGAGGCGGTCCCTTCGGTGCCCGCGACAATGGAAGGTGATGTGGCTTCCATAGGGGAGGTTGAAAAGGCTGATCTCCAGGTGCCAATGGAGAGCAAACTGGATCAGACAGGGGTCTCTATAGTTGAAACCGAAATGTCTCAGGCTGCGGGGGAGCCTTTAACTGCTCCCATGGTCAGGGAATCTGACCTGAATAACTCTGCGGGAAGGGATGGCCAGCTGGAGGAAATGGCCGCGGTTTCACAGGCAGAACCTCCGCTGCCATCTGAAACTGCAGGCATAATTGCCAATGAAGATGTTGGGGCCCCTTCCGGTTCACTCACGGCGGCTGCTCTGAAGGAAGCCCCCTCTCTGGCATCTGATGTCCCGGTTCAGACCTTGGAAACGCTGGGAGAGCAGAAGGAGGCGGTTGCCCTTTCAATACCTGGTGCTCCAGCCGAGGAAAGCCCAACTGAGGACAGCAAAGTTGCTGCATCAGGGGTGAAGCCTCAGGACAGTTCCGTGTCCTCCGGGGAAACCAGAAATACTTTTGTTTCAAGACAGCACTACCGTGGGCCGGAAGACCAGTTGATCCATGCGAGGAGCCTGGCCGAGGTCAGAAAGTTCTGGGAGAGCGAGCAGGTACTGAAAGACCTTCTCTCCCAGCGCCCACCATCCCCCCTTCAGGTGGAGGCTTCCATCCTTCTCGTAAAGGTGTTGAGCAGCTTGAACCGGACCGGAG
- a CDS encoding RNA polymerase sigma factor, whose product MDEIKDETVAERAAAGDISAFEDLVDRHRMAVYRLARSVTGNHHDADDAAQETFLRVYRALGSFDSSRSFKPWLKRIAYNTSLNTVRASKSRARGIVDGDFPEVADPSPRQLETMEANQSATSIDHAVQTLPSDLRATLLLRAVEGMSYKDIAMVMGVKIGTVMSRLSRARERVLEVLEPAGSVAQRGEKR is encoded by the coding sequence TTGGACGAAATAAAGGATGAAACTGTCGCCGAAAGGGCGGCGGCAGGAGACATAAGTGCGTTTGAGGATCTGGTGGATCGCCATCGTATGGCGGTATATCGTCTTGCTCGTTCCGTCACCGGTAACCACCACGACGCTGACGATGCTGCCCAGGAGACGTTCCTCAGAGTCTACCGTGCGCTGGGTTCCTTCGACTCGTCCCGCTCCTTCAAACCGTGGCTCAAACGTATTGCCTACAACACGAGTCTTAATACGGTAAGAGCCAGTAAGAGCAGAGCACGAGGGATTGTCGATGGTGACTTTCCTGAAGTAGCAGACCCGTCTCCCAGGCAACTGGAGACAATGGAGGCAAATCAAAGCGCCACAAGTATTGATCATGCCGTGCAGACGCTTCCCAGTGACTTGCGTGCCACACTTCTACTCAGGGCAGTGGAGGGTATGTCCTACAAGGATATTGCCATGGTCATGGGTGTGAAGATCGGGACGGTAATGTCAAGGCTGTCCAGGGCAAGGGAACGGGTCCTGGAAGTTCTGGAGCCTGCGGGTAGCGTGGCGCAAAGGGGTGAGAAGAGATGA
- a CDS encoding VWA domain-containing protein translates to MKTKTIFTVTTLYFTMLFLLSLAIVLSPLLAAGSALDMDVRPENSTLLYRSNGTSTIQIRVVAPDGLPLPDRPPLNLALILDKSGSMGEEGKMDYVRQAAHMVVNRLGPEDILTIVTYDNQVRVPISARKVRDNQQFHRIIDGIYPGGRTYLSGGLEEGFRQAKRYRKKGYVSRVILLSDGLANVGVTDPRQLSRRADTMYESGVAVSTFGMGYEFDENLLTAMATGGGGSYHYISRPGDILAALKREFNMAASTVASGVEIIIRPLDGCRFESAPGHGWRLEGSSAVIGLGDLSAGETRTLMARMNVPTGKLGNQGVADVALRYRVPVSGKTSRTDEAPVILSVVDDPSVHRENIDIKVEEKKAVIETNAMMNEAAKKVDEGDRDGARSIIQKVMGALKSSPAASAPAVQAEMERAREYGGRIDGMDDMAPAEVKEMQKDLKYRSYQELHQ, encoded by the coding sequence ATGAAAACGAAAACAATATTTACAGTTACCACGCTCTATTTCACTATGCTTTTCCTGTTGTCCCTGGCCATCGTCCTGTCCCCGCTTCTTGCCGCCGGATCGGCGCTTGATATGGATGTGCGGCCTGAAAACAGTACCCTGCTTTACCGGAGCAACGGTACAAGCACTATCCAGATAAGGGTTGTCGCCCCCGACGGTCTCCCCCTTCCCGACAGGCCTCCCCTGAACCTGGCCCTGATTCTGGACAAGAGCGGCTCCATGGGAGAAGAGGGGAAGATGGACTATGTAAGGCAAGCCGCCCACATGGTGGTAAACCGCCTCGGGCCGGAGGACATTCTCACTATCGTCACATATGACAACCAGGTCAGGGTCCCCATATCGGCACGCAAGGTAAGGGATAATCAGCAGTTTCACAGGATCATCGACGGCATCTACCCCGGGGGAAGAACATACCTCTCAGGGGGCCTCGAGGAGGGTTTCAGGCAGGCAAAAAGATACAGGAAAAAAGGGTACGTCAGCCGTGTAATTCTTCTTTCCGATGGCCTGGCCAACGTTGGTGTCACCGACCCCAGACAGCTCAGCCGGAGGGCCGACACCATGTACGAAAGCGGCGTTGCTGTGTCCACCTTCGGCATGGGATACGAATTTGACGAGAACCTGCTCACCGCCATGGCCACGGGTGGAGGAGGCAGCTATCACTACATCTCCCGTCCCGGTGACATCCTTGCCGCCCTTAAAAGAGAGTTCAATATGGCCGCCAGCACGGTGGCTTCCGGAGTCGAGATCATAATCCGCCCCCTGGATGGCTGCCGCTTTGAATCGGCTCCCGGTCACGGCTGGAGGCTGGAGGGAAGCTCGGCCGTCATAGGTCTCGGTGACCTGAGCGCCGGGGAAACGCGGACCCTTATGGCACGGATGAATGTTCCCACCGGGAAGCTGGGTAACCAGGGTGTGGCCGACGTGGCCCTTCGCTACCGTGTCCCTGTTTCGGGAAAAACATCCAGAACGGACGAGGCTCCCGTCATCCTCAGCGTTGTGGACGACCCCTCGGTGCACAGGGAGAATATCGATATCAAGGTCGAAGAGAAAAAAGCCGTTATTGAGACCAACGCCATGATGAATGAGGCTGCGAAAAAGGTGGACGAGGGGGACAGGGATGGGGCCCGCTCCATCATCCAGAAGGTCATGGGAGCCCTCAAATCCTCTCCGGCAGCATCGGCCCCCGCTGTACAGGCGGAAATGGAGCGTGCCCGGGAGTACGGCGGGCGCATCGACGGAATGGACGACATGGCTCCGGCCGAAGTGAAGGAGATGCAGAAGGATCTTAAGTACAGGAGTTATCAGGAGCTGCATCAATAA
- a CDS encoding SagB/ThcOx family dehydrogenase: MKNDLIKQHREFLKDTLRKEYDFRQTDQHQGVPAPPVQKPFDPAARRVSLPAPADWKGDIPGTDLESAILNRESRRHYLPDDLSLAELSFLLYCTQGVRQTPHPSVALRTVPSAGARHSFETYLLIRNVEGVDPGLYLYLPMEHALVFLGKVDNMEIRVTLACLGQQFVGAGAVTFVWTTIPYRMEWRYGPLAHRVILIDVGHVCQNLYLACEAIGAGTCGVAAYDQQEVDELIGVDGEEEFTVYLAPVGKVR, encoded by the coding sequence ATGAAAAACGATCTTATTAAACAGCATCGGGAGTTTCTGAAAGACACCCTGCGCAAAGAATATGATTTCCGGCAGACCGATCAGCACCAGGGTGTGCCGGCGCCTCCCGTCCAGAAGCCTTTCGATCCGGCAGCGCGCCGGGTTTCGCTTCCGGCTCCCGCGGACTGGAAAGGGGATATCCCCGGAACAGACCTGGAATCGGCCATCCTAAACCGCGAGAGCAGGCGGCATTACCTGCCGGACGACCTGTCCCTTGCCGAACTTTCCTTTCTTCTCTACTGCACTCAAGGTGTGCGGCAGACTCCGCACCCTTCGGTAGCCTTGCGCACGGTGCCGTCTGCCGGTGCCCGGCACAGCTTCGAGACCTACCTGCTGATAAGAAATGTGGAAGGGGTCGATCCCGGCCTTTACCTATACCTGCCCATGGAACATGCACTGGTTTTCCTGGGCAAGGTCGATAACATGGAGATAAGGGTCACCCTGGCCTGTTTGGGACAGCAGTTTGTGGGTGCCGGGGCCGTGACCTTTGTATGGACCACCATCCCCTACCGCATGGAGTGGAGGTATGGACCGCTTGCTCACCGGGTGATCCTCATTGATGTGGGCCACGTGTGCCAGAACCTGTACCTTGCCTGTGAGGCCATTGGCGCCGGGACTTGCGGTGTGGCTGCCTACGACCAGCAGGAGGTGGACGAACTCATCGGTGTGGACGGGGAAGAAGAGTTTACAGTGTATCTGGCGCCAGTTGGTAAAGTGCGGTGA
- a CDS encoding DUF2007 domain-containing protein → MTEELETVSTHPNLVEAEMAKSMLEAAGIEAHIHAPHSNALYPGLLGDIMLQVKASDLQKAQDALEEGTVLEEDEDD, encoded by the coding sequence ATGACCGAAGAACTTGAAACCGTATCGACCCACCCCAACCTGGTTGAAGCGGAGATGGCAAAGAGCATGCTGGAAGCGGCTGGTATCGAGGCCCATATACACGCGCCCCACTCCAACGCCCTTTATCCCGGTCTCCTGGGGGATATTATGCTGCAGGTCAAGGCTTCAGACTTGCAGAAAGCTCAGGATGCCCTGGAGGAGGGAACAGTACTTGAAGAGGACGAGGACGATTAG
- a CDS encoding DUF2225 domain-containing protein, which translates to MASTALVEFHCPCCYEYYEDTVCKTADTPGLTTTDFFTMSAGGQSIHHQVHTCPHCGFSREALEKGDLMDDVRGLVRKVITPQLPEEEIPSWKKFEFLAIIDESLGAGAYSLGMLYLHAAWCCYDLKEKEWEKHHRKMAIEYFIMEMGSKSMDEDLIYIVPYLLGEQYRRNGEREEAARWYDLIMEMDVDHPDKGFFMTLAAQQKLDPKEFMGEIIHEEP; encoded by the coding sequence ATGGCCTCAACAGCCCTGGTGGAGTTTCATTGTCCTTGCTGCTATGAATATTATGAGGATACCGTTTGTAAAACGGCCGATACCCCGGGGCTGACAACCACTGACTTCTTCACCATGTCGGCCGGTGGACAGTCCATTCACCATCAGGTTCACACATGCCCGCACTGCGGATTCTCCAGAGAGGCGTTGGAGAAAGGTGATCTCATGGATGATGTTCGTGGTCTCGTCCGCAAGGTTATCACACCCCAACTGCCGGAAGAGGAGATCCCGTCCTGGAAAAAATTCGAGTTTCTGGCGATCATCGACGAAAGCCTTGGGGCGGGTGCCTATTCCCTGGGGATGCTTTACCTGCATGCCGCGTGGTGCTGCTACGACCTGAAAGAGAAGGAGTGGGAGAAACATCATCGAAAGATGGCTATCGAATATTTCATCATGGAAATGGGATCCAAGTCGATGGATGAGGACCTGATCTACATTGTTCCATATCTCCTGGGCGAACAGTACAGGCGTAACGGTGAAAGGGAAGAGGCGGCCAGGTGGTACGATCTGATAATGGAGATGGATGTGGATCACCCGGATAAAGGGTTTTTCATGACCCTGGCCGCCCAACAGAAACTCGACCCCAAGGAGTTTATGGGGGAAATAATACATGAGGAACCGTAA
- a CDS encoding PaaI family thioesterase, with amino-acid sequence MEQLPFEGCFGCGPDNEFGLKATFRNMSDGGVEGFFTPQQHHCGYSDVVHVGPITGFLSEVLGRLAFHQDQYYLTQSLHITFKCSVSPGVKLHAMARLKKSSKSHFTAEGGIYGPEGELIATGEGQFVTMKRAEVKKIAGKG; translated from the coding sequence ATGGAACAGCTGCCTTTTGAAGGATGCTTCGGTTGCGGCCCTGACAATGAATTCGGTTTAAAAGCTACCTTCCGCAACATGAGCGACGGGGGCGTAGAGGGGTTCTTTACGCCGCAACAACACCACTGCGGTTACAGTGACGTTGTCCACGTAGGACCCATCACAGGTTTTCTCAGTGAAGTTCTGGGCCGGCTCGCCTTTCACCAGGACCAGTATTACCTCACCCAATCCCTGCACATCACCTTTAAATGTTCTGTTTCCCCTGGTGTAAAGCTGCACGCCATGGCCAGGCTGAAAAAATCCTCCAAATCCCACTTTACAGCTGAAGGAGGAATTTATGGCCCGGAGGGTGAACTTATCGCTACCGGTGAGGGGCAGTTCGTTACCATGAAAAGAGCGGAGGTAAAAAAAATCGCGGGGAAAGGGTAA
- the cynS gene encoding cyanase, whose product MDISEYTEVLLDAKEEKGLTFAALGKKIGVSEMWIAGLLYGQMQATPEEAAKVVKALGLEEDKEAFEYFLTSFPNKGLGPVVPTDPLIYRLYEIVQVFGYPFKSVVHEKFGDGIMSAIDYTFHVEKEKNPNGDRVKVIMSGKFLPYKKF is encoded by the coding sequence ATGGATATTTCTGAGTACACAGAGGTGTTACTGGACGCGAAAGAGGAAAAGGGCCTTACTTTTGCAGCGCTTGGGAAGAAGATCGGCGTCAGCGAGATGTGGATCGCCGGCCTGCTCTACGGCCAGATGCAGGCTACCCCGGAAGAGGCGGCCAAGGTCGTGAAGGCCCTTGGACTGGAAGAGGACAAAGAGGCGTTTGAATATTTCCTGACCTCCTTCCCCAACAAAGGTCTGGGACCCGTCGTTCCCACCGACCCGCTTATCTACCGCTTGTATGAGATCGTTCAGGTTTTCGGTTATCCCTTCAAATCGGTCGTCCATGAGAAATTCGGCGACGGTATCATGAGCGCCATCGATTACACCTTCCACGTGGAAAAAGAGAAAAATCCCAACGGTGACAGGGTCAAGGTGATCATGTCCGGGAAGTTCCTGCCTTATAAGAAATTCTAG
- a CDS encoding epoxyqueuosine reductase, which produces MNPGEIDIKQLLIDVIENRVKSDPANRGEDGSPYFDAPLVGFASADDELFTRYKTIIGPFHWTPSEVLEQAYGPGALAAGTVICWVLPITEKTRQTNRIEGRYPSRRWARTRNYGELFNDVVRQSVVDFILEHGGRAAGPMLLDQWARVDDPDIGWASTWSERHAAYAAGLGTFSLNDGFITPLGMANRIGSVVTDLFLEPSEHPYSDYRENCLTCKGVECGMCVERCPVGAITLDGHDKYRCEKYTYGPLFKDLSKKFDAKHVGCGLCQTDVPCENTIPDSGFRIPD; this is translated from the coding sequence ATGAACCCTGGGGAGATTGATATCAAACAGTTACTGATAGATGTGATCGAAAACCGCGTTAAAAGCGATCCGGCCAACCGCGGTGAGGACGGCAGCCCCTATTTTGACGCGCCCCTGGTGGGGTTTGCTTCCGCTGATGATGAGCTGTTTACCAGGTACAAGACTATCATCGGCCCCTTTCACTGGACACCCAGCGAGGTTCTTGAGCAGGCTTATGGCCCAGGCGCTTTGGCGGCTGGTACTGTTATCTGCTGGGTCCTACCCATAACCGAGAAAACGAGGCAGACCAACCGGATAGAGGGTCGCTACCCTTCCCGCCGCTGGGCCCGCACAAGAAATTACGGTGAACTGTTTAACGATGTCGTCCGGCAATCCGTAGTGGATTTTATTTTGGAACATGGCGGCAGAGCCGCCGGGCCTATGCTTCTGGATCAGTGGGCCAGGGTCGATGATCCCGATATCGGATGGGCCTCCACCTGGTCTGAGCGTCACGCGGCCTATGCCGCCGGGTTGGGTACTTTCAGTCTAAATGACGGATTTATTACACCCCTTGGGATGGCTAACCGGATCGGCAGTGTGGTAACGGATCTTTTCCTGGAGCCATCAGAGCATCCATACAGCGATTATCGGGAGAACTGCCTGACGTGCAAAGGGGTGGAATGTGGGATGTGTGTTGAGAGATGTCCAGTAGGGGCCATAACCCTTGATGGCCATGACAAATATCGGTGTGAAAAGTATACGTACGGGCCTCTATTCAAGGACCTGTCGAAAAAGTTCGATGCAAAACATGTAGGGTGCGGTCTTTGCCAGACTGATGTGCCGTGTGAAAATACAATTCCGGATTCCGGATTCCGAATTCCGGATTAA
- the rarD gene encoding EamA family transporter RarD, with protein sequence MNSTGDISHPTGNTQGRSGFWMGLAAYSIWGFFPLYFKALAQVPAAEVLAHRIIWSAAFLLIFVAVTRSGARLRSMVLNRRTLATLTLTTLLISTNWFVFIYAVAAGKVLESSLGYYLNPLVSIFLAAVFLREKLTGRQKVAIALAAAGVGVQTVMIGRLPLISITLAFSFGLYGLIRKAACLPAVTGLAIETTLLSPLALGYLLWLFSADRLSFMALGKNIDILLLLAGVITVTPLILFGGALNRLRLSTMGIMQYIVPTAHFAWAVFAFGEPFTTSHLVSFGFIWAGLFLYSSESLGISRLVTQAALKIQ encoded by the coding sequence TTGAACAGTACAGGTGACATCAGCCATCCCACTGGGAACACACAAGGGAGATCCGGTTTCTGGATGGGGCTTGCCGCCTATTCTATATGGGGGTTTTTCCCCCTTTACTTCAAGGCGTTGGCTCAAGTACCGGCTGCGGAGGTCCTGGCACACCGCATCATCTGGTCAGCAGCCTTTCTTCTCATCTTTGTCGCTGTGACCAGGTCAGGCGCACGGCTCCGATCCATGGTGCTTAACAGGCGGACTCTTGCCACACTAACCCTTACCACCCTTCTCATTTCCACCAACTGGTTCGTGTTTATTTACGCGGTTGCGGCAGGTAAGGTTCTGGAAAGCAGTCTTGGTTACTATCTCAACCCGCTGGTCAGTATTTTCCTTGCAGCAGTATTCCTTCGTGAAAAGCTCACCGGCAGACAAAAGGTTGCTATCGCCCTGGCTGCAGCAGGCGTCGGCGTTCAGACGGTGATGATAGGACGCCTGCCCCTCATATCCATAACCCTTGCTTTTTCCTTCGGTTTGTACGGTTTGATCAGGAAAGCCGCTTGCCTGCCCGCAGTGACGGGGCTTGCCATAGAGACGACACTTCTCTCCCCCTTGGCGCTGGGATACCTTCTCTGGCTTTTTTCAGCTGATCGTCTCTCCTTCATGGCCCTTGGGAAAAATATCGATATCCTTCTCCTTCTGGCTGGTGTCATTACTGTCACACCCCTTATTCTCTTCGGAGGTGCGCTGAACCGCCTTCGCCTCTCTACCATGGGTATCATGCAGTATATCGTCCCGACGGCGCACTTCGCGTGGGCGGTCTTTGCCTTTGGTGAACCGTTCACTACCAGTCACCTTGTGAGTTTCGGCTTTATCTGGGCGGGACTGTTCCTTTACTCTTCGGAGTCCTTGGGGATATCACGACTTGTGACGCAGGCGGCCCTGAAAATCCAGTAA
- a CDS encoding DUF2917 domain-containing protein yields the protein MVISMNRDDMVSLRNSLGTITVRCAEGAVWVTVSGDSTDYILSPGKELTVSIKGKIVIMAEKSSLLRLFRPVTPGALVRMGLNTIPANHRMEAR from the coding sequence ATGGTTATTTCCATGAACAGGGACGACATGGTAAGCCTCAGAAATAGTCTGGGGACTATTACGGTCCGTTGTGCTGAGGGTGCTGTCTGGGTTACCGTGTCCGGAGACAGCACGGACTACATTCTGTCACCAGGAAAAGAGCTTACCGTTTCCATCAAGGGCAAGATCGTCATTATGGCCGAAAAGAGTTCTTTGCTGCGCTTGTTTCGGCCTGTTACACCAGGAGCGTTAGTGCGAATGGGTTTAAACACCATTCCCGCCAATCATAGGATGGAGGCTCGTTGA
- a CDS encoding PLP-dependent aminotransferase family protein produces MQKTELTDSQRTPLYEQVAGQIASLVERGTYRPGDRIPSIRKLSRQMKVSVNTIREAYGYLEVRRIIEARPQSGYYVCSSLPEVPAEPEFENREIHPTDVGVGELAEMVMRDTANSDLIQFGASIPDPTLLPIDRLNRMLSSEVRRRPIVSVSYSLPPGYERLRKQIAKRMVNSGCMVGPEDIVITNGCMEAVTLALLATCKPGDTLAVESPTYYGFFQLIHQMGLKALEIPSTPTSGISIEALTYALETTRVNACLVVPNYSNPIGSIMPHDRKLQLVRLLEQHSIPLIEDDINSDLSHSDEPPTTAKGHDRTGNVLLCSSYTKTLAPGYRVGWMVPGRYQAQVQRLKLLMNIGNATPPQMAIAEFLISGGYERHLRNIRRTYAKRVAMLGEAIGRHFPEGTRVTRPRGGFNLWVEMNEKVQALNLYKDAMKHGITITPGPLFTASDKFHNCVRLNAAFYSERTELAVETLGKLAKKF; encoded by the coding sequence ATGCAAAAGACCGAGCTTACCGACAGTCAGAGAACACCCCTGTACGAACAGGTGGCAGGCCAGATCGCCTCCCTGGTAGAAAGGGGCACCTACAGGCCAGGGGACCGCATTCCCTCCATACGGAAACTGAGCCGACAGATGAAGGTGAGCGTTAACACCATTCGGGAGGCTTACGGTTACCTGGAGGTGCGCCGCATCATAGAAGCCAGGCCACAATCCGGATATTACGTCTGTTCCAGCCTGCCGGAGGTTCCGGCGGAACCGGAATTCGAGAACAGGGAGATCCACCCTACAGATGTCGGCGTGGGAGAACTGGCAGAAATGGTCATGAGAGACACTGCCAATTCTGATCTGATCCAGTTTGGAGCATCCATCCCCGATCCGACACTGCTCCCCATCGACAGGCTAAACAGGATGCTGTCGTCAGAAGTCAGAAGACGTCCTATCGTTTCGGTCTCCTATTCCCTGCCTCCAGGTTACGAACGCCTGCGCAAACAGATCGCCAAACGGATGGTGAATTCAGGCTGCATGGTGGGACCGGAGGATATCGTCATAACAAACGGATGCATGGAGGCGGTGACCCTGGCCCTGCTGGCTACCTGCAAACCAGGTGATACCCTTGCCGTTGAATCCCCGACCTATTACGGTTTTTTCCAACTCATTCACCAGATGGGGTTAAAAGCCCTGGAAATCCCCTCAACACCGACCAGCGGGATCAGCATCGAAGCTCTTACCTATGCCCTCGAAACCACCAGGGTGAATGCCTGTCTCGTTGTCCCAAACTACAGCAACCCTATCGGTTCGATAATGCCCCATGATCGAAAACTCCAGCTTGTCAGGCTTCTTGAGCAGCACAGCATCCCACTTATTGAGGACGACATTAACTCGGACCTCTCCCATTCTGATGAACCCCCTACCACTGCCAAGGGCCATGATCGAACCGGGAATGTCCTCTTGTGTTCCTCCTATACCAAGACCCTTGCCCCGGGCTATCGGGTAGGATGGATGGTTCCAGGGCGATACCAGGCACAGGTACAGAGGCTCAAACTGCTCATGAACATCGGCAACGCGACACCACCGCAGATGGCCATTGCCGAGTTTCTGATAAGCGGCGGCTACGAAAGACATCTGCGTAACATCCGCAGAACCTACGCCAAAAGGGTGGCCATGCTCGGCGAAGCTATTGGCCGACACTTTCCGGAAGGAACGCGGGTCACCAGACCCCGCGGCGGTTTCAACCTGTGGGTGGAGATGAATGAAAAAGTGCAGGCCCTGAATCTCTACAAGGATGCAATGAAACATGGGATCACCATAACTCCCGGCCCCCTCTTCACCGCTTCAGACAAGTTTCACAACTGTGTCCGGCTTAACGCCGCGTTCTATTCCGAGAGGACCGAACTTGCGGTGGAGACCCTGGGTAAACTGGCGAAGAAATTCTGA
- a CDS encoding thiamine-binding protein yields MNKISAHMSVYPLRQTEVSPGIGAALDALADNGVEHEVGLMGTMLWGEDEKVFKALLDAFRKASSVGKTTLVVTISNATPWPAGDE; encoded by the coding sequence ATGAATAAAATCTCAGCCCATATGAGCGTTTATCCCCTCAGACAGACAGAGGTCTCGCCGGGCATAGGGGCGGCTCTCGATGCCCTCGCCGACAACGGTGTAGAGCATGAGGTTGGCCTTATGGGGACCATGCTGTGGGGGGAGGATGAAAAGGTTTTCAAGGCTCTGCTTGATGCTTTCCGTAAAGCGTCATCTGTGGGAAAGACCACCCTGGTGGTCACGATCAGCAATGCGACTCCGTGGCCGGCAGGGGATGAGTGA